The following proteins come from a genomic window of Nicotiana tomentosiformis chromosome 12, ASM39032v3, whole genome shotgun sequence:
- the LOC138902308 gene encoding uncharacterized protein, translated as MAEDSEVWDVICDRSFILTKNLGDPAVAIPKTRKEFNDADRKAIEKKIRAKKILVCGISPVEYNRISACQSAKEIWEALQIAHEGTTLVKQSKIEILTTEYELFRMKDDESIKYMHTRFTFITNEIHSLGKIIPRNKLVRKILSVLPSSWESKVNAIIEAKDLQTLTIDELVENLKTYEMKKKKDNKRGEPK; from the coding sequence atggctgaagattcagaGGTATGGGATGTTATCTGTGATAGATCCTTTATTCTTACCAAGAATCTTGGCGACCCAGCTGTAGCCATTCCTAAGACGAGGAAGGAATTCAATGACGCTGATCGAAAGGCCATAGAAAAAAAAATtcgtgcaaagaaaattcttgtttgTGGAATTAGTCCTGTTGAATATAACAGGATATCAGCATGCCAATCAGCAAAAGAAATCTGGGAGGCTCTTCAGATAGCTCATGAAGGAACAACTCTGGTTAAGCAATCCAAGATCGAAATTCTCACAACTGAATACGAGCTCTTCAGGATGAAAGATGATGAATCCATCAAATATATGCATACTCGCTTCACCTTCATAACTAATGAGATTCACTCTCTTGGTAAAATTATTCCAAGAAACAAGCTTGTCAGAAAAATCCTTAGTGTACTGCCTAGTTCTTGGGAAAGCAAAGTGAACGCCATTATAGAAGCGAAGGACTTGCAGACGCTGACCATAGATGAGCTTGTTGAAaacttgaaaacttatgaaatgaagaagaagaaggacaataAAAGAGGAGAGCCCAAATGa
- the LOC108948681 gene encoding secreted RxLR effector protein 161-like codes for MEASKVIDTPIATVTRLDMDEPGSLVNQTMYRGIIGSLPYLTASRPYIVFSVGLCARLQSNPKESHMKAAKRILRYLKGTQDLVLYYPSSDNFDLVGYVDANYAGYLVDSKSTSGMAHFLGSCLNSWGTRKQNSVALSTAEAEYVAAASCCAQLLWIKQQLEDFRVFFDCVPLL; via the coding sequence ATGGAAGCATCAAAAGTTATTGACACCCCCATTGCCACAGTTACGCGtctagacatggatgaacctggttccctTGTAAATCAAACCATGTACAGAGGCATCATAGGATCACTCCCGTATCTCACTGCAAGCAGACCATACATTGTGTTCAGCGTGGGTCTCTGTGCAAGGttacaatcaaatccaaaggagtctcataTGAAGGCTGCTAAAAGAATATTGAGATATCTTAAAGGAACGCaagacctggttctctactatccctcaaGTGACAACTTTGATCTAGTTGGGTATGTTGATGCTAATTATGCAGGATATCTGGTGGACAGTAAAAGCACGTCTGGAATGGCACATTTTCTAGGTTCTTGTCTCAACTCATGGggtacaaggaagcaaaactcgGTGGCACTCTCAACTGCAGAAGCGGAATATGTAGCAGCTGCctcttgttgtgctcaattgCTATGGATCAAACAACAGCTAGAAGACTTTAGAGTATTCTTTGATTGTGTGCCCCTCTTGTAA